CTCGCAGGCCGTCTTGCACCACCCGAAGCTGAGCTTCAGCCGTACCCTGCCCGCCTCGGCGGCGGCAGGTGGTGCGACCAGCGAGCCGGCGAGCAGAAAGGAGCATAAGAACACGAGGAATCGTTTCACGCGTACCCCCAGGTGATGCGCCCGTGCGGGCGCCGAGACGGCGGACGGTAATGATCGGTGAGGCTCACGGCCCCCCTTCCGTTACGTGGTCGAGGTGCGCAGGAGCAGGGACAGCAGGCACGGCTTCCGCCGAGCCGCGGGCTGCTCCGTGAGCGGCGCGGGGCTCAGCACGACCCCGGTCGCGGCGTGGAGCAGGCGCCGGTGCCGATCGTCTCCCTCGACGAGCGCAGGGTGGCCGGCGTTGGCGTCCAGCATGAGCCTGGCCGCGGGCATCGTGAGAGCGAGGTCCCGCCAGAGCCGGACCAGCGCGTCGTGGACGTCCTGCGGCCGCTCCTCCAGCACCGCGTCCAGCCGGGCGTCGAACGCCCGGTACCAGCGCCGCTGCACCTCCTGCAGAAACCCGCCGAAGTCGCCGAACTCGGCGGCGACCTCCGCGGCCAGGTCAGCCGGAACCGTCGTCAGCCCGGAGGCCAGCACGGCATGGACCAGCTGATGGCGACGATGCACCCGGTCCCACGACATCCCCGTTACCTACTTCGTGTCGGAAACATACACGACGTATGTCGTATACTTCCCGCATGCCACCTGTCAAGAGCCGCCGCGAGCAGTACTCGCAGGCGACCAAGGCCGCGCTGCTCGAAGCGGCCACCCGTCGCTTCGCCGAGCACGGCTTCGCCGGGACCGCGCTCGAGGACGTCGCCGCCGACATCCAGGCGAGCCGTGGCGCGGTCTATCACCACTTCGCGAACAAGACCGCGCTGTTCGAGGCGGTGGTCGAAGCGCTGGAGACCGAGATGATCCGCCAGGTGGTCGAGTCGGCCGCGACCGAGACCGACACCTGGAAGGCGGCGATGACGGCGACGGAGATGTTCCTCGACCACTGCTGCGACCCCGTCTACGGACGCGTGGTCTGGCAGGAGGGGCCTCTCGCGCTGGGCTGGCAGCGCTGGAAGGAGTGCGAGGAGAAGTACGCCTACGGCCTCATCGAGCAGCTCATCCAGGCGCTCGTGGACAGCGGGGAGGTGCCGCCGCTGCCGCTGGAGCCGATGGCCCGCGTCACCTTCCACATCCTCGGCGGCGCGGGCATGGCGCTCGCCGAGGCGCCCGCGCAGGACAAGCACCGGATCAAGGAGGAGTACTCCCTGGTGATCCGGCATCTGCTCAGCGGAGCGCGCAGGCAGGTGAGCGGCCCGGCCGGACGGTGAGTCCGCCGGCGAGGGTCTGTGGCGACGTGCGGCTGTGCATGACCCCACGATCACCGTGACCGCACGTCACAGCGACCTCCGCGGCGAAGGCGACGCCTGCGGACGTGGTCAGAAGGGCGATCGGCGCGGCGGCCGGGACGAGTGTCGTCACGCGTCCACTTTGCGGGTCGAGACGAACACGGCGAGCGCCCCTGCGGCCATCGCCGCGGCCAGGCCGTACATGAGCGGGGTGAGGGTGGGGAAGGCGGCCGCCAGCTGGGGACCGAGGCTGCCGCCGAGGAAGAGGGCGAAGGTGAACAGCGCCAGCGCGGCGCCGCGCGCCTGCCCGGCCAGCGCGACGATCGACACGTTGAGCGACGGCGTGACCAGGGCGACGGCCGCTACGTACACCGCCAGAAGAAGGGCCAGGCCGATCGTCCCGGGGCCGGTCGCGGCGATGAGCGCGAGTGACAGCGCGCCGAGCGCGAAGGCCGCGAGGGCTCGCGGGACCGCGGGGACGCGCGCCAGCCAGGGCATGAGCAGCGGGATCAGGAGGAGGGACGGCAGGCCGCCGGCGCGCAGCGCCAGCAGGTCCGGGGTGCCGTTGATCTGCAGTCCCGTGTAGGCGGCCACGAAGGTGAGCAGCACGGTGACGGTCGCCAGGCACCGCAGCACCAGCGCCGGACTCCTCAGCAGGGCCGGGATCGCCCGGTAGGCGGCCGGCAGGGAGCCGGCCCGGTCCCGCGCCTCGTCCGGTCGCATGATCAGACGGGTCGCCACCGCCGCGGCGGCGAACAGGACGGCCGAGCCGACGAACAGGCCGCGCCAGCCGACGACGCCGACAAGTGACTGGGCGGCGATCTGGAGCAGGACGGCGGCCGCCAGGAATCCGCTGGTCACGATGGAGATGCCGACCATGCGGTGCCGCGGCTCCAGGCGTTCTGCCAGGTAGGACAGGGCGGCGGGCGGGAAGATCGCCACGACCAGGCCTTGGAGGACGCGCAGGCCCAGCGCGACCTCCTGGCCGGGGCTGAGCGCCACCAGCGCGGTGACGAGCGCCGCGAGCGGCAGACCGATGCCGATCATCCGGCGCCGCCCGTATCGGTCGGACAGCGGGCCGAAGAGGAGGAACCCCGCGGCGTAGCCGATGCCGAACGCGGTCACCAGCCAGCTCAGCCCGTCCTGCGCGACCTGCCAGTCGGCCGCCATGTCGCCGAGCAGCGGTATCACGGAGTAGAGCTGCCCGGCCGACATGATCGCGGTCAACGTGAAGACGACCAGGGTGGGGACCGGCGAGATCGCCTGGGGTGGGTGTGGCGGTGCCGTACGGACGGATGTTGTCATGAACGGCACCGTAGGCAACCAACTAGTTGGATGTCAACCAACTAGTTGGTCGCAATGAACTACTCCTTGTCGAGCAGGACGCGGGCGGCGGGCACGACCTCGCGAGCCCAGGCGGTCAGCTGCGCGGCGTCGGCGTGCTCGGGCCAGTAGACGAAGGAGTCGAAGCCCACCTCGGTGGCCAGGTGGGCGATGACCTCGGCCCACTGCCCGGCGCTGGCCCTGATGGGAGCCTCACCGCGCAGGACGACCTCGCCAGGGGCGTCGGTGATGTGGCCGACCAGCTGGGCGATCCTGGTGATGTCGGACGGCTGCCGCCCCGCCTCGATCGCGGCCTGGTCGATGATGTCCTGCGACTCCCGCCACTTCTCGTAGGGCAGGTAGTGCGGGATGGGGGCGGCCCAGCCGTCGGCGATGCGGCCGGTCTGCGCCAGCGCCTTGGGCCCGACGCTGCCGAGCCAGATCCCGATCGGGTGCGCGGGCGCGGGGCCGCCGTGGACGCCGGCCATGGAGTAGTGCTCGCCGGTCACCCGCACGCTCGCGCCCGGCCGCCACAGCCCCCGGATGATCTCGACGGCCTCCTCCAGCGCGGCCTGGTTCTGGCCGGCGGTGCGGTCAGGGCCGCCGAAGGCGGTGGTCGCCTGGCGGTAGCCGCCGGCGCCGAGACCGAGCTCGAATCGGCCGCCGCTGAGCAGGTCGAGCGTCGCGGCGGCCTTGGCGATCACGCCGGGCCCACGGAGCGGCAAGCTCGCCACATCAGGAAATATCCGGATCTGCGTGGTGTCGGCGAGCAGCGTGGCGATCAGGCTGAACGTGTCGGCCAGGCCGCCCGCGTAGGGGTGGTCCTGCACGCCGAGCAGGTCGAGCCCTTCCCGGTCGGCGAGTCTGGCCAGCTCGCGGATCCCGGAGAGGTCGTCAGTGGAGGGGGCGAGCTGGACACCGAATCGATAGGACATGAAGGCTCCTCAGGCCAGTGGAATGTCGGACAACAGGGCAGCCGGATCGTATCGAGGGCCTCCCGATCGGCGACGCCGGGAATGCCGAGGCCCGGCAGGAGCGACACGCGCATGCCACGGTCTCCTCCGGCGTCGACGTCTTCCTGGCCAGGTACGCGACCTGACCGTGGTGGTCAGCCGCGGCTCATCGGGGCTGGATCCGGTCCAGCCGCCGCCACTGGTCGTCGCTCAGCCGCAGGCTCGCCGCGGCGACGTTCTCCTCCAGGTGGGCGATCGAGGCGGTGCGGCCCGCCCTCGCCGGCCTGGGCCGGTCGGCAGGTGCATGGCCCCGAACCCGAGCCGCCGCACGCTCAGCTCTCCCCCGATACGAAACGTGCTACGTCGAACGCCTCTAGACACCGAGCCGTTGGTTCTCCGTCAATCCCACCCGGATGACCCTGAAGCCCCTGCGGCACCCCGGTGATTCCGCGCCGACGAGCAGCACGTCCCCGCTCATGGGGATGTCGCGGTGAGGAGGGATTCGGCGACGGACGTGCGGGCGTACAGCACCGATCGGCCGGCTCGGTGCGCGCTGACCAGGCCCGCGTCGCGCAGCGCGGTCAGGTACTGCGACACCCCTGCCGCGGACAGCCCGGTACGGCGGGCCAGCTCGGTGGTGGAGGCGGGAGACTCCAGTTCGGCCAGCAGCAGGGTCCGCGAGCGGCCGAGTACGGCGGCGAGGGCGTCGGTCCTGATGATGGGCCGGGGCTCCCACAGCGCGCCGATCCCGCGTGCGGGGTAGGCCAGTTGCGGCGGCTCCGGCGGCGTCACCCGGGTGAGCGGGCCGGGGCCGGTGAAAGCCGACGGGATCAGCAGCAGCCCCGCGCCCGCCGTCTTCCTGGACAGGGGATGCTGTCGACGGGGCAGCCGCAGCACGTTGTCGTCCCAGCTCACCGAGGTGTGCAGGTCGTTGAAGAGGTGGCCCGCGCCGCGCTCGGCGACCTGCCTGGCCCGGTAGAAGACGTCGGCGTCGAGCACCGCTCGGATCCGCGCCCAGTAGGGGGCGAGTGCGAGCTCCCAGTAGGTCTCGATCTCTTCCGCGACCCGCACCAGGCGGGTCCGCGGCCGGGCGTGGAGGGCGCGCAGTCGAGGGCCGCGACGCCCTTGATCGTCCACCAGGCGGTCCAGGTCCTGCCGGATCCGGTCGGCGGGAGCGGCCAGGATCCCGTCCAGCTCCTCCGCCAGCGTGGGCGCCTGCCCGGCGGGCGCCGGGTTGATGAAGTCGGCGACATAACCGGCGGGCGGAATCAGCTCGGCGAGCCAGCCCCGGTCCAGGCCTGCGGCCGCCACGCGTGGCCGTACCTGCTCGGCCCACGTCCGGTGCACCGGATGGACCGAGCCGGAGGCGAGGAGCCGGAAGCTGGTCCCGACCTCCCACATCGGCGAGACGGCGAACCGCATCTGCGCCAGATCGTTCGCCGAGAACACCAGCTCCGCCACGAAGACGGCCTCCAGGATTCAGATATGCCCTAATCAATGGCGGTCAGCGTACATCGTGGAGAACATGCGGACATGACCTCAGAAACGATCACCGCTGCGGTGTCAGGCACCTGGAAGCTCGGAGACCTCATGGTCAACCGGATGGGTTTCGGCGCGATGCGCCTGACGCAGAAAGGGCGGGCGTTCGCGGCCGACGCCGCCCCGAGCGACCGTGGCCAGGCGATCAGGGTGTTGCGCCGCGCGATCGACCTCGGTGTGAACCACATCGACACCGCCGCGTTCTACTTCTCGCCGCTGCGGTCCGCCAACGAGCTGATCAACCGAGCGCTGGCCCCCTATCCGGACGATCTCGTCATCGCCACCAAGGTCGGGCCGTCCCGCGACCCGTCGGGCGCGTGGCGGCCCCATGCCACACCGGAGCAGCTGCGCGGCCAGGTGGAGGAGAACCTGCGCCAGCTCGGCCGGGACCACCTCGACGTGGTGAACCTGCGCATTGTCGGAACCGATTCGATCGCCGAGCGTTTCGGCGCACTGGCCGAACTGCGCGACGCCGGGCTCATCCGCCACCTGGGCCTCTCCAACGTCCGCCGCCCCCACCTCGCCGAGGCCCTGGCCATCGCGCCCGTGGCATGCGTGCAGAACCAGTACGGCATCGGCGCACCGGCCGAGCAGGAGGAGATCCTTCGCTTCTGCGGGCAGCAGGGGGTCGCGTTCGTGCCGTTCTACTCGGTCGCGGGCGCCGGGCGAGACGCGGGCGCCGGCGGCGCCGACAGCGAGGAGGTACTGGCTGTCGCCCGCGCCCATGGGGTGAGCGCGGCGCAGGTCCGGCTGGCATGGACGCTTCATCGCGGACCGCACGTGCTGGCCATCCCCGGTACCGGCAACCCGGATCACCTGGTCGAGAACGTGGCCGCCGGTGCGCTGCGCCTCTCGGCGGACGACCTGGCCACACTCGACTCCGTCCGCCCGGCTCCCTGAGAGATCTGGCTTCAGACAGGAATGACGAATCGCACGTCGGTCAACTGTTCCGACACCTCCCACAGACGGCGGCCGGTCTCGGCATCGGCCGCCTCGGGTGACAACCGCACCCGCGTCGGACCGCCGCGCAGCTCGGCCAGGCCGTCCGGCCCGATGAACTGACCGCCCTCCACCCCCGGGTCGGTCGCCGCGTACAACTGTGACAGCGCGCCCTGGGCAGGGGTCTGGGCGAACAGCGGGTTGCCGATCCGGCCGAAAACCACCCGCCACAGGCCGATCGGCGCACTGGTCTGCAGGTTGGTGGCGGTGTAGCCGGGATGGGCGAGCACGCTGCGCACCGGGCTTCCCGCCTCGGTCAGCCGCCGGTGGAGCTCCCAGCCGAAGACGGCATTGGCGAACTTCGACTGGTCGTAGCAGCCCATGGCCGAGTAGCCGCGCTCGCCGGCGAGGTCGTCGAAGCGGATGCGCCCCTTCCGGTGGTTGATCGAACTCACCGTGACCACGCGCGGATCGCGCCCGGCGGCCAGCAGGCCGAGCAGCAACCCGGTGAGCGCGAAGTGGCCGAGATGGTTGCAGGCGAACTGCAGCTCGTGGCCCTGCGCGCTCAGCGATCGGGGTGGCGCCATCACGCCGGCGTTGTTGATGAGCACGTCCAGCCGCGGATGGTCGGTGTGCACCTGATTGGCGAAGGCTCGGACCGAGTCGAGATCGGCCAGGTCGAGATGGCGCACCTCGAGGCTGGCACCCGGTTGTTCGGCGGTGATCTCGTCGACCGCCCGGCGGCCCTTTCCCTCGTCACGTACCGCAAGGATCACGTGCCCGCCCCGCCGGGCGAGCGCCCGGGTGGTCGCCAGGCCGAGGCCGCTGTTGGCTCCGGTGACGACGAACACCCGCTTGGTCTGGTCCGGGATCTGCTCGGCAGTCCAGCGTTGCTGCTTCATGCGGCAGATGCTGCCGCCAGTGGCACTCAGTGTCAAGACGCTCCTGAGTGCCCTGCAGGGCATGGCGTTACCATTGCCAGGTGAGCTCCCGCCCTGAAGTCACCATGGCCCAGCGCAAGCGTCAGCTCGTCTCGAGCGAGCTGACCGAGGCGGCGCTGCACCTCCTCGCGCTGAAGGGGTTCGACGCGGTCACCATCGACGAGATCGTGACCACCGCCGGGGTGTCCAGGCGAACGTTCTTCCGGTACTTCGCGTCCAAGGAGGACGTGGTCGTCCAGTTCCTGGCGGACATGGGCACCGGCATGCGCGCGGAGCTGGCGGCCCGTCCCGTCGGGGAACGCCCCTCCGTGGCGCTGCGGCACGCCGTCCGGGTCCCCATCGCCGCCTGTGCCGACCACTCCGACAGGGCGCTGCGCGTGGTTCAGCTGATTCTGGGCACCCCCGCCCTGCTCGCCCGCTTCCTGGAGCGCCAGGCGCAGTGGCGCGACGAGCTGACGGCGGAGTTGGCGCGCCGCCTGGGGCTCGACCCCGACACCGATCTCTATCCGCGGCTGGCCGCCGGGATGGCGTTGACCGCCTTCGACGCCGTCCTGCACCGGTGGAGCGGCAGCGACGGCGCCGAGGACCCCGCCGAACTGACCGACCGGGCCTTCGCCGTCATCGCCCCCGCCCTGGACGCCGGCGAACGGTAGACGCACCACCCATCCAGAACCCGAACCGGTGGAGCGGTCGCCAGCATGTGAGGGGACACCCGGCGGAACCCGGCAGATCGGTCACGTGTGCGGAAGACTCAGGACGGACGCCTGCACGTAGTCGGTGAAGTCACGGGGCTGTCGGCCGAGGGCCCGCCGTACGCCGCGACCGCGACCGCGGCGATGTCTGCCGGCACAACCTGAGCCGGACCCGGGCCCGGGCTCAGGTCGGATCGTGTCCGCTTACTGGACGGCCGACGTGTAGGTCGCGATGATCACGCCGCTCTTCATCACCTTGGTGTCGGCCAGGGCCAGCGTCGTCTGGACGTCGCTCAGCGGCGCGGAGACCGAGGGGCCGCCCACGAACACCGGGTGGATCCAGAACCGGACCTCGTCCACCAGGCCCGCCTTGACCAGGGCGTGGGTGACCACGCCGTAGCCGTACATCAGGATGTCCTTGCCCTCCTGGGCCTTCAGCCTGGTGACCGCCTCGATCAGATCGCCCTGCAGCACCTCGCTGTTCTTCCACTCCGGGTTGGTGAGAGTGGTCGAGGCGACGTACTTCTTGACGTTGTTGAAGTAGGCCGCGCCGGTGCTCGGGTCGCTCTCGTCCCGTGTCGGCCAGGCGGCCGCGAAACCCTCGTACGTCCGCCGGCCCATCAGCAGCGCGTCCGCGGCGGCCGTCTGCTCGCCGGCGAAGGCGGCGGCCTCGTCGTCGAAGTACGGCATGGTCCACGACGGGTCCTCGATGACGCCGTCGAGGCTGATGTACGTCGAGTTGATGATCTTGCGCATCTCGGGTTCCTCCTGGCTGCGAGTGTTTCGTTCGGCAATGAGAACTCTGCCAGGCGCCTCTTACGTTTCGCTTCAGGTGACCTTACGCAGTCTTACGCAGGCTTTCGCAGGGGATGCGGTGCCCGCCGAGCCGTCCCGGCGATCGGGTGATCCCCCTGCGCCGCTCACGGTCCCAGGGAGAGGACGGCGCTGAGGGCGGCGGCGATGGCCGGGTGCGACTCCGTCCCGGCGCGGACCACGGCCTCGATCGTCCGCCCCTTGCCGGGCATGGGGATGAGGGTGAGGCCCGGCGGCGCCGTACGGCACAGCATCATCGGCAGGATCGTCACGCCCAGACCAGCGGCGACCAGCGTCAGCGCGGCGCGGAGGTCGCGATAAGTGTGCTCGATGACCGGGGTGAAACCCGCGCTCTGGCAGGCGTGCGTCATCACGTCGCGGCAGGCGCTCGGCGCCGGTGTGGTGATCCACGGCTGGTGCCGGAGCGCGGCGAGCCCGTCGACCTCCCGCAGCTCCTCCGGTACGGCCAGCACGAGCGGATCGTCGAACAACGCCTGCGCGACCAGCCCCTCCGGCAGCGGCATGCCCAGATGGGAGTAGCGGTAGGTCAGGGCCAGGTCGAGATCGCGCTGCTTGAGCAGGGGCAGCGCCTCTTCGGGTTCGGCCTCGACGATGCGGGGACGCAGTCGTGGATGGGCGCGCACCAGGGCCGCGGCCAGCGGCGCGGCCAGCACGTCCAGCCCGCTGGGCAGGCAGCCGATCACCAGCTCGCCGCCGACCTCGCCGTCGAGCGCGCGAACAGCGCCGTGCGCGCGTTCGAGGGCCGCCAAAACCTGCTCGCACTCGGCTGCGAGCGCGGCCCCGGCGGCGGTGAGCCGTACCATCCGGCCCTCCCTGCGCAGGAGCGCGGCGCCGGCCTCGGCTTCCAGGGCCCGCAGCTGCTGGGACACGGCGGACGGCGTCACGCCGTGGAGCTCGGCGACGGCCGTGACGGTGCCGTACTCGGCGAAGTCCCTGAGCAGGACGAGCCGTTTCATCTCAATCACAAGCTCATCTTAAAAGGTACTGAAGTTCAGGTAGCTGGACTTCAGCATGCGCCTCCGGCGAAGCTGAGTTCATGAGAATTCTGCTGGTGGGAGCAACAGGAACGCTGGGCCAAGCCGTCCACGAGGTGCTGCGGGAGCGCGGCCACGAGATCGTGACGGCGTCCCGCAAAGGCTCGGACGTCACGGTCGACATCACCGATCCCGAGTCGATCCGCGCCATGTACGAGCAGGTCGGCGAGGTGGACGCGGTCGCCTCGGCGGCGGGCAGTGTGCCGTGGCCGGCGTTCGACCGGCTCGGCCACCAGGATGTCCTGGACGGCATCGCGGGCAAGGTGATCAGCCAGGTCGAGCTGGTGCGCCAGGGCGCCGCCGCCCACGTCCGCGGGTCCTTCACGCTGATCAGCGGCGTGCTGGCGCGCGACCCCGTGCGCACCGGCGTCGTGGCGTCCCTCGCCAACGGCGCGATCGAGGCTTTTGTCCGCGCCGCCGCCATCGAGCTGCCACAGCGGGTCAACGCGGTGAGCCCGACCGTCTTCACCGAGTCGATCGACGCGTACGGCGAGCTCTTCGCCGGTTTCGAGCCGGTTCCGGTACGGCAGGCCGCCAACGCCTACGTGCGCTCGATCGAGGGGCACCAGACCGGGCAGGTCTACGAGGTCGGCTGACCCAAGCCCTGGCCATCTCCTCGGGCGTGGCCATTCGGTGCAACCCGGAGTCGTTGAGCGGGCCCGGGCCGCTCCGATGCCCGGCGTGGCACCGGTGATCAGCACGACCTTGCCGTCGAACCGGCCCCGTGGCGGTGCCGGCGGCGGCGGGCTCGTGGGCGGCGAGGGGAGGTTGCCGGAGCCGGATGGCACTGAAAGGATCCTCGCCATGCCAACCTTCTCCGCACACGACGGAACCACGCTCGCCTACCACGTGTTCGGAGCCGGCAGCCCGGTGATC
This window of the Nonomuraea africana genome carries:
- a CDS encoding TetR/AcrR family transcriptional regulator, producing MPPVKSRREQYSQATKAALLEAATRRFAEHGFAGTALEDVAADIQASRGAVYHHFANKTALFEAVVEALETEMIRQVVESAATETDTWKAAMTATEMFLDHCCDPVYGRVVWQEGPLALGWQRWKECEEKYAYGLIEQLIQALVDSGEVPPLPLEPMARVTFHILGGAGMALAEAPAQDKHRIKEEYSLVIRHLLSGARRQVSGPAGR
- a CDS encoding MFS transporter translates to MTTSVRTAPPHPPQAISPVPTLVVFTLTAIMSAGQLYSVIPLLGDMAADWQVAQDGLSWLVTAFGIGYAAGFLLFGPLSDRYGRRRMIGIGLPLAALVTALVALSPGQEVALGLRVLQGLVVAIFPPAALSYLAERLEPRHRMVGISIVTSGFLAAAVLLQIAAQSLVGVVGWRGLFVGSAVLFAAAAVATRLIMRPDEARDRAGSLPAAYRAIPALLRSPALVLRCLATVTVLLTFVAAYTGLQINGTPDLLALRAGGLPSLLLIPLLMPWLARVPAVPRALAAFALGALSLALIAATGPGTIGLALLLAVYVAAVALVTPSLNVSIVALAGQARGAALALFTFALFLGGSLGPQLAAAFPTLTPLMYGLAAAMAAGALAVFVSTRKVDA
- a CDS encoding LLM class flavin-dependent oxidoreductase, with protein sequence MSYRFGVQLAPSTDDLSGIRELARLADREGLDLLGVQDHPYAGGLADTFSLIATLLADTTQIRIFPDVASLPLRGPGVIAKAAATLDLLSGGRFELGLGAGGYRQATTAFGGPDRTAGQNQAALEEAVEIIRGLWRPGASVRVTGEHYSMAGVHGGPAPAHPIGIWLGSVGPKALAQTGRIADGWAAPIPHYLPYEKWRESQDIIDQAAIEAGRQPSDITRIAQLVGHITDAPGEVVLRGEAPIRASAGQWAEVIAHLATEVGFDSFVYWPEHADAAQLTAWAREVVPAARVLLDKE
- a CDS encoding ArsR/SmtB family transcription factor, whose protein sequence is MAELVFSANDLAQMRFAVSPMWEVGTSFRLLASGSVHPVHRTWAEQVRPRVAAAGLDRGWLAELIPPAGYVADFINPAPAGQAPTLAEELDGILAAPADRIRQDLDRLVDDQGRRGPRLRALHARPRTRLVRVAEEIETYWELALAPYWARIRAVLDADVFYRARQVAERGAGHLFNDLHTSVSWDDNVLRLPRRQHPLSRKTAGAGLLLIPSAFTGPGPLTRVTPPEPPQLAYPARGIGALWEPRPIIRTDALAAVLGRSRTLLLAELESPASTTELARRTGLSAAGVSQYLTALRDAGLVSAHRAGRSVLYARTSVAESLLTATSP
- a CDS encoding aldo/keto reductase; the encoded protein is MTSETITAAVSGTWKLGDLMVNRMGFGAMRLTQKGRAFAADAAPSDRGQAIRVLRRAIDLGVNHIDTAAFYFSPLRSANELINRALAPYPDDLVIATKVGPSRDPSGAWRPHATPEQLRGQVEENLRQLGRDHLDVVNLRIVGTDSIAERFGALAELRDAGLIRHLGLSNVRRPHLAEALAIAPVACVQNQYGIGAPAEQEEILRFCGQQGVAFVPFYSVAGAGRDAGAGGADSEEVLAVARAHGVSAAQVRLAWTLHRGPHVLAIPGTGNPDHLVENVAAGALRLSADDLATLDSVRPAP
- a CDS encoding oxidoreductase, with translation MKQQRWTAEQIPDQTKRVFVVTGANSGLGLATTRALARRGGHVILAVRDEGKGRRAVDEITAEQPGASLEVRHLDLADLDSVRAFANQVHTDHPRLDVLINNAGVMAPPRSLSAQGHELQFACNHLGHFALTGLLLGLLAAGRDPRVVTVSSINHRKGRIRFDDLAGERGYSAMGCYDQSKFANAVFGWELHRRLTEAGSPVRSVLAHPGYTATNLQTSAPIGLWRVVFGRIGNPLFAQTPAQGALSQLYAATDPGVEGGQFIGPDGLAELRGGPTRVRLSPEAADAETGRRLWEVSEQLTDVRFVIPV
- a CDS encoding TetR family transcriptional regulator; protein product: MSSRPEVTMAQRKRQLVSSELTEAALHLLALKGFDAVTIDEIVTTAGVSRRTFFRYFASKEDVVVQFLADMGTGMRAELAARPVGERPSVALRHAVRVPIAACADHSDRALRVVQLILGTPALLARFLERQAQWRDELTAELARRLGLDPDTDLYPRLAAGMALTAFDAVLHRWSGSDGAEDPAELTDRAFAVIAPALDAGER
- a CDS encoding dihydrofolate reductase family protein — protein: MRKIINSTYISLDGVIEDPSWTMPYFDDEAAAFAGEQTAAADALLMGRRTYEGFAAAWPTRDESDPSTGAAYFNNVKKYVASTTLTNPEWKNSEVLQGDLIEAVTRLKAQEGKDILMYGYGVVTHALVKAGLVDEVRFWIHPVFVGGPSVSAPLSDVQTTLALADTKVMKSGVIIATYTSAVQ
- a CDS encoding LysR family transcriptional regulator, translated to MKRLVLLRDFAEYGTVTAVAELHGVTPSAVSQQLRALEAEAGAALLRREGRMVRLTAAGAALAAECEQVLAALERAHGAVRALDGEVGGELVIGCLPSGLDVLAAPLAAALVRAHPRLRPRIVEAEPEEALPLLKQRDLDLALTYRYSHLGMPLPEGLVAQALFDDPLVLAVPEELREVDGLAALRHQPWITTPAPSACRDVMTHACQSAGFTPVIEHTYRDLRAALTLVAAGLGVTILPMMLCRTAPPGLTLIPMPGKGRTIEAVVRAGTESHPAIAAALSAVLSLGP
- a CDS encoding short chain dehydrogenase translates to MRILLVGATGTLGQAVHEVLRERGHEIVTASRKGSDVTVDITDPESIRAMYEQVGEVDAVASAAGSVPWPAFDRLGHQDVLDGIAGKVISQVELVRQGAAAHVRGSFTLISGVLARDPVRTGVVASLANGAIEAFVRAAAIELPQRVNAVSPTVFTESIDAYGELFAGFEPVPVRQAANAYVRSIEGHQTGQVYEVG